In the Hyphomonadaceae bacterium BL14 genome, one interval contains:
- a CDS encoding alpha/beta hydrolase: MTDPAPLPPPLAQFAGAPVPAPDWFADALAAPFETGETVRDGVRLVWKAWGRRGDPALVLIHGGTAHKGWWDALGPFLVQAGRRVIAPDLAGMGQSGWREVYTMTDHAADMRAAAEDAGAFVNGKPVFVGHSFGGFVTLQAATEFGADLRAAVILDSPMRKPEKQREGSPPRRGGKIYPDLATALARFRLLPAQPCDNVWLVDHVARGSLREAEGGWTWWFDPDLWAKLTYQRRDPEAAAAALGCPLAFIRGERSDLMNTETWAYMRSVFTRSPFVTVPRARHHLILDDPMAVVSALDALVEGWAPPG; the protein is encoded by the coding sequence ATGACCGACCCCGCCCCCCTGCCTCCGCCGCTGGCGCAATTCGCCGGCGCGCCTGTGCCCGCGCCGGACTGGTTCGCCGACGCGCTGGCGGCCCCTTTCGAGACGGGCGAGACCGTGCGGGACGGCGTGCGCCTGGTCTGGAAGGCCTGGGGCAGGCGCGGCGATCCGGCGCTGGTGCTGATCCATGGCGGTACCGCGCACAAGGGCTGGTGGGATGCGCTGGGGCCGTTCCTGGTCCAGGCGGGGCGCCGGGTGATTGCGCCGGATCTGGCCGGCATGGGGCAGAGCGGCTGGCGCGAGGTCTATACCATGACCGATCACGCCGCCGACATGCGCGCGGCGGCTGAAGACGCCGGCGCGTTCGTGAACGGCAAGCCGGTCTTTGTCGGCCATTCCTTTGGCGGGTTCGTGACGCTGCAGGCCGCCACGGAGTTCGGCGCAGACCTGCGCGCTGCGGTGATCCTCGACAGCCCGATGCGCAAACCGGAGAAGCAGCGCGAAGGATCGCCGCCACGCCGCGGCGGCAAGATCTATCCTGATCTGGCGACCGCGCTGGCGCGCTTCCGCCTGCTGCCCGCCCAGCCCTGCGACAATGTGTGGCTGGTGGATCATGTGGCGCGCGGTTCGCTGCGCGAAGCCGAGGGCGGCTGGACCTGGTGGTTCGATCCCGATCTGTGGGCCAAGCTCACCTATCAGCGCCGCGATCCTGAAGCTGCGGCCGCGGCGCTGGGCTGCCCGCTGGCCTTCATCCGGGGCGAACGCTCCGATCTCATGAACACGGAGACCTGGGCCTACATGCGCTCGGTCTTCACCCGCTCGCCCTTCGTCACCGTGCCGCGTGCGCGCCATCACCTCATTCTGGATGATCCGATGGCTGTGGTTTCGGCGCTGGATGCGCTGGTGGAGGGCTGGGCCCCGCCCGGGTGA
- a CDS encoding sigma-54 dependent transcriptional regulator, translating into MAKTVLVVDDDPTQRRLMQAVLEKQGHSFQGAEDGDSGLAAVKRGGIDVVMLDMIMPGMDGVETLEAIKAREPDLPVIMLTAHGGIETVVRAMRAGAVDFFVKPASPERIAVSLRNALKVKDLSSEVTRLKKTRSGQLGFGDMIAGAPAMRQVVRLGERAAKSNIPILITGESGVGKELVARSIAAASDRAGRPFVAVNCGAIPENLVESTLFGHEKGSFTGAVAKHLGKFQEADGGTLFLDEIGELPLDMQVKLLRALQEGEVDPVGSRRPVKVDVRIVSATNRDLTEQVKTGAFREDLFYRLNVFPIEVPSLAKRRDDIPALVRHFIARFNAQEGKAVLDATGETMDLLARHEWKGNVRQLENAVFRAVVLSDSDYLTPEDFPQISGLTPTLRDAEPAPAPAPTPASAPAVPSSADVFDAAALDDEDDALRVDILDAGGHLRSLEAIERDLIAFAIETYSGRMAEVARRLGVGRSTLYRKVREYDLEVDNFREAG; encoded by the coding sequence ATGGCGAAGACCGTACTGGTCGTCGATGACGATCCGACCCAGCGCCGCCTGATGCAGGCGGTGCTGGAAAAGCAGGGGCATAGCTTCCAGGGTGCCGAGGACGGCGATTCCGGCCTGGCCGCGGTGAAGCGCGGCGGGATCGACGTGGTCATGCTCGACATGATCATGCCCGGCATGGACGGGGTGGAGACCCTGGAGGCGATCAAGGCGCGCGAGCCCGATCTGCCCGTGATCATGCTCACCGCCCATGGTGGCATCGAGACGGTTGTCCGGGCCATGCGCGCCGGCGCGGTGGATTTCTTTGTCAAGCCCGCCAGCCCCGAACGCATCGCCGTGTCGCTGCGCAATGCGCTCAAGGTGAAAGACCTCTCCAGTGAAGTCACGCGCCTGAAGAAGACCCGGTCGGGTCAGCTGGGCTTTGGCGACATGATCGCCGGGGCTCCGGCCATGCGCCAGGTGGTGCGGCTGGGCGAACGGGCGGCGAAATCCAACATCCCGATCCTGATCACCGGCGAAAGCGGCGTGGGCAAGGAACTGGTGGCGCGCTCCATTGCGGCGGCGTCGGACCGGGCGGGGCGTCCCTTTGTGGCGGTCAATTGCGGGGCGATCCCGGAAAACCTGGTGGAATCCACCCTGTTCGGTCACGAGAAGGGCTCGTTCACCGGCGCTGTGGCCAAGCATCTGGGCAAGTTCCAGGAGGCCGATGGCGGCACGCTCTTCCTTGATGAAATCGGCGAGTTGCCGCTGGACATGCAGGTCAAGCTCCTGCGCGCCCTGCAGGAAGGCGAGGTCGATCCGGTCGGCTCGCGCCGTCCGGTGAAGGTGGATGTGCGCATTGTCTCGGCGACCAATCGCGACCTGACCGAACAGGTCAAGACCGGCGCCTTCCGCGAAGATCTGTTCTACCGGCTCAACGTGTTCCCCATCGAGGTGCCGTCGCTGGCGAAACGCCGCGATGATATCCCGGCGCTGGTGCGCCACTTCATCGCCCGCTTCAACGCCCAGGAAGGCAAGGCTGTGCTCGACGCCACCGGCGAGACCATGGATTTGCTCGCCCGGCACGAATGGAAGGGCAATGTGCGCCAGCTGGAGAATGCGGTGTTCCGCGCCGTGGTGCTCAGCGACAGCGACTATCTGACCCCGGAAGACTTCCCGCAAATCTCCGGCCTGACGCCGACCTTGCGTGACGCCGAACCGGCACCGGCACCGGCACCGACTCCGGCCAGCGCCCCGGCGGTGCCGTCCAGCGCCGATGTGTTTGACGCCGCCGCGCTGGATGACGAGGACGACGCCCTGCGGGTGGATATTCTGGACGCAGGTGGTCATCTGCGCTCGCTGGAGGCCATCGAACGCGACCTGATCGCGTTTGCCATCGAGACCTATTCAGGCCGCATGGCCGAGGTCGCCCGCCGCCTCGGCGTGGGCCGCTCGACGCTTTATCGCAAAGTCCGCGAATACGATCTCGAAGTGGATAATTTCCGCGAAGCGGGGTGA
- a CDS encoding NAD(P)(+) transhydrogenase (Re/Si-specific) subunit beta: MSADFAALLYLVSGILFIMALRGLSSPETSRQGNYLGMAGMAVAVGTTLVVVDLTALGIMLILGAVIIGGGIGAVIARRIAMTDMPQLVAGFHSLVGLTAVLVAAAALYEPQAFGISAPGGGLKALSLVELAIGAAIGAITFSGSIIAFMKLQGLMSGAPIVFKGQHWLNLGLGIAAAVFVVFLTASGGQAKTAFWIITVLALVLGVLLIIPIGGADMPVVVSMLNSYSGWAAAALGFTLENTALLITGALVGSSGAILSYIMCKGMNRSFISVILGGFGADAASAGAHGQVDRAVKMGSAEDAAFIMKNAGKVIIVPGYGMAVAQAQHALKEMADTLKAEGVDIAYAIHPVAGRMPGHMNVLLAEAQAPYDEVFELEDINAEFATADVAFVIGANDVTNPAAEDDPTSPIYGMPVLQVWKARTVMFVKRSMGSGYAGIENPLFFRDNTLMLLGDAKKMTESIVKSLD, from the coding sequence ATGTCCGCTGATTTCGCCGCCCTTCTGTATCTCGTTTCCGGGATCCTGTTCATCATGGCCCTGCGAGGCCTGTCGAGCCCGGAAACCTCGCGCCAGGGCAATTATCTCGGCATGGCCGGCATGGCCGTCGCGGTGGGCACAACGCTGGTCGTGGTGGACCTGACCGCGCTTGGCATCATGCTCATCCTGGGCGCTGTCATCATCGGCGGCGGGATCGGTGCGGTGATCGCGCGGCGCATCGCCATGACGGACATGCCGCAGCTGGTGGCAGGCTTTCACTCGCTGGTAGGCCTCACCGCCGTGCTGGTCGCCGCGGCTGCGCTGTATGAGCCGCAGGCGTTCGGGATTTCGGCACCGGGCGGCGGGCTCAAGGCGTTGTCGCTGGTGGAGCTGGCGATCGGCGCGGCGATCGGGGCCATCACCTTCTCCGGTTCCATTATCGCCTTCATGAAGCTGCAAGGCCTGATGAGCGGCGCGCCCATCGTCTTCAAGGGCCAGCACTGGCTCAATCTGGGGCTGGGCATCGCCGCGGCGGTGTTTGTCGTCTTCCTCACCGCCTCGGGTGGTCAGGCCAAGACGGCGTTCTGGATCATCACGGTCCTGGCGCTGGTGCTGGGCGTGCTTTTGATCATCCCCATCGGCGGTGCCGACATGCCGGTGGTCGTGTCCATGCTGAATTCCTATTCCGGCTGGGCCGCGGCTGCGCTCGGCTTCACGCTGGAAAACACCGCGCTGCTGATCACTGGCGCGCTGGTGGGCTCGTCAGGTGCCATCCTGTCCTACATCATGTGCAAGGGCATGAACCGGTCCTTCATCTCGGTGATCCTGGGCGGGTTCGGCGCTGACGCGGCCTCGGCCGGCGCTCACGGCCAGGTGGATCGCGCCGTGAAGATGGGGTCTGCCGAAGACGCGGCCTTCATCATGAAAAATGCCGGCAAGGTCATCATCGTGCCGGGCTATGGCATGGCGGTGGCGCAGGCCCAGCATGCGCTGAAGGAAATGGCCGATACGCTCAAAGCCGAAGGCGTGGATATCGCCTATGCCATTCACCCGGTGGCCGGGCGCATGCCGGGCCATATGAACGTGCTGCTGGCCGAAGCGCAGGCGCCGTATGACGAGGTGTTTGAGCTGGAAGACATCAATGCCGAGTTCGCCACGGCGGACGTCGCCTTCGTGATCGGCGCCAATGACGTCACCAACCCGGCCGCGGAAGACGATCCCACAAGCCCGATCTATGGCATGCCGGTACTGCAGGTTTGGAAGGCACGCACGGTGATGTTCGTCAAGCGGTCCATGGGCTCGGGCTATGCCGGCATCGAGAACCCGCTCTTCTTCCGCGACAACACGCTCATGCTGCTGGGCGACGCGAAGAAAATGACCGAATCCATCGTCAAGTCGCTGGACTGA
- a CDS encoding Lrp/AsnC family transcriptional regulator → MKAVKLDSIDRKILHWLQQDADLPIAELAERVGLSQTPCWRRVKRLTESGVILRKVALADPRALGLKLIAFIAVKTNQHNDRWLERFARGVSGLDHVLEFHRMSGETDYLIKVAARDMEHFDAIYKELIQIADLNDVSSHFSMETIKMSTAYPVLDGA, encoded by the coding sequence ATGAAGGCGGTCAAACTGGATTCAATTGATCGCAAGATCCTCCACTGGCTGCAGCAGGATGCCGATTTGCCCATCGCCGAACTGGCCGAACGGGTCGGCCTGTCCCAGACGCCTTGCTGGCGCCGCGTCAAGCGGCTCACGGAAAGTGGCGTGATCCTGCGCAAGGTGGCGCTGGCCGATCCGCGGGCCCTGGGATTGAAGCTGATCGCGTTCATCGCGGTGAAGACCAATCAGCATAATGACCGCTGGCTGGAGCGCTTTGCGCGCGGTGTCTCAGGGCTCGACCATGTGCTGGAGTTTCACCGCATGAGCGGCGAGACCGACTACCTCATCAAGGTGGCGGCGCGCGACATGGAGCATTTCGACGCCATCTACAAAGAGCTCATCCAGATCGCCGACCTCAATGACGTCTCCAGCCATTTCTCCATGGAGACGATCAAGATGAGCACCGCCTATCCGGTGTTGGACGGCGCGTGA
- a CDS encoding DUF1428 domain-containing protein, which yields MAYIDGVLLPVPTDKKEEYRAHAERAAQVFKRYGLVSSTECWGDDLPEGKINSMHTAVLREPHESVVLNWMVWPSKAVRDAGWAKIMDDPDMGGMEMPFDGRRMIFGGFEILLEV from the coding sequence ATGGCCTATATCGACGGCGTTCTGCTGCCTGTACCGACCGACAAAAAGGAAGAGTACCGCGCCCACGCCGAGCGCGCGGCGCAGGTGTTCAAGCGTTACGGCCTTGTATCCAGCACCGAGTGTTGGGGTGACGATCTACCCGAAGGCAAGATCAATTCCATGCACACAGCCGTACTGCGTGAACCGCATGAGAGCGTGGTGCTCAACTGGATGGTCTGGCCCTCCAAAGCGGTGCGCGACGCCGGCTGGGCGAAGATCATGGACGATCCCGACATGGGTGGCATGGAGATGCCCTTTGACGGCAGGCGCATGATTTTCGGTGGCTTTGAGATTCTGCTTGAAGTCTGA
- a CDS encoding NAD(P) transhydrogenase subunit alpha, with amino-acid sequence MDAVDPNVFRLAIFVLAVFVGYYVVWSVTPALHTPLMSVTNAISSVIIVGALIAAAAAAASEGAQFAKGLGVLGVLLASINIFGGFLVTQRMLAMYKKKERPAKPASGDAA; translated from the coding sequence ATGGACGCAGTCGATCCGAATGTTTTCCGCCTGGCGATTTTCGTGCTCGCCGTATTCGTGGGCTATTATGTGGTCTGGTCGGTGACTCCGGCCCTGCACACCCCGCTCATGAGCGTGACCAACGCCATCTCCTCTGTGATCATCGTCGGCGCCCTGATTGCGGCTGCCGCGGCCGCGGCCAGCGAAGGCGCGCAGTTCGCCAAGGGGCTCGGCGTTCTGGGCGTGTTGCTGGCCAGCATCAATATCTTTGGCGGTTTCCTAGTCACCCAGCGCATGCTGGCGATGTACAAGAAGAAGGAAAGGCCGGCCAAGCCGGCCTCTGGGGACGCTGCCTGA
- a CDS encoding helix-turn-helix transcriptional regulator has translation MARKKPYDDGCATAHALDLVGERWALLIVRELIPGPKRFSDLKAALCGISTNILTTRLAELEAGHLVVRRKLPPPAASHVYALTPWGAELEPLIKDIGRWAARSPTLAPGKPMSAASVMLSFRTMFNTERAAGLDVEAALVLDGVPHRVRIKDAQLEIGIGEAQAPAFTLSGDPNLVAGLVYGGMTLDAGEDAGLNVQGDRALARRFAMLFPLPEKAEPAAPV, from the coding sequence ATGGCCCGCAAGAAGCCCTATGATGATGGTTGTGCGACTGCCCATGCGCTCGATCTGGTCGGTGAGCGCTGGGCGTTGCTGATCGTGCGCGAGCTGATCCCCGGACCCAAGCGGTTCAGTGATCTCAAGGCCGCGCTGTGCGGCATCAGTACGAATATCCTGACCACGCGGCTGGCCGAGCTGGAAGCCGGGCATCTCGTGGTGCGCCGCAAATTGCCGCCGCCAGCCGCCTCGCATGTCTACGCGCTCACGCCCTGGGGTGCCGAACTTGAGCCGCTGATCAAGGATATCGGGCGCTGGGCGGCGCGCTCGCCGACCCTGGCACCGGGAAAGCCGATGAGCGCGGCGTCCGTGATGCTCTCGTTCCGCACGATGTTTAACACAGAGCGCGCTGCCGGCCTCGATGTGGAAGCCGCGCTGGTGCTCGACGGCGTCCCGCACCGGGTGCGCATCAAGGACGCGCAGCTGGAGATCGGCATTGGAGAGGCGCAGGCGCCGGCCTTCACGCTATCGGGCGATCCCAACCTGGTCGCCGGACTGGTCTATGGCGGGATGACATTGGACGCGGGGGAGGACGCCGGGCTGAACGTTCAGGGCGACCGCGCGCTGGCCCGGCGTTTCGCGATGCTGTTCCCGCTGCCGGAAAAAGCCGAGCCGGCCGCCCCGGTTTAG
- a CDS encoding DUF6356 family protein, translated as MIKRAFTDHPASVGESYGTHLVQASSFGFAMIGAGFACLIHGLLPFLFVKSGSRCIEDLHRRMVTHRDLRNAVPGAGVHGSVRREGEA; from the coding sequence ATGATCAAGCGCGCCTTCACCGACCATCCCGCGTCTGTCGGAGAGAGCTATGGTACGCATCTGGTCCAGGCCTCGTCCTTCGGTTTTGCCATGATCGGCGCCGGGTTCGCCTGTCTGATCCACGGCCTCCTGCCGTTTCTGTTCGTGAAATCGGGATCGCGCTGTATCGAGGACCTTCACCGGCGCATGGTCACCCATCGCGACCTGCGCAACGCGGTTCCGGGTGCCGGCGTGCACGGATCGGTCCGGCGCGAAGGCGAAGCGTAG
- a CDS encoding aa3-type cytochrome c oxidase subunit IV, whose protein sequence is MAEDYTRGQMDISHHQSTYGAVMKVSVFISVLLGLIVLYLTLVFGAGTNWISALIISLIAGGVAGFVLKQGPRYWASLGVLAVIAIMAGGITLLLANS, encoded by the coding sequence ATGGCTGAAGACTACACCCGCGGTCAGATGGACATTTCCCATCACCAATCGACCTACGGCGCCGTCATGAAGGTGTCGGTGTTCATCTCGGTCCTGCTGGGCCTGATCGTGCTGTACCTGACCCTGGTGTTTGGTGCGGGCACGAACTGGATCAGTGCCCTGATCATCTCGCTGATCGCAGGCGGCGTGGCAGGATTTGTCCTCAAGCAGGGCCCGCGTTACTGGGCGTCTCTTGGCGTGCTTGCGGTCATCGCCATCATGGCCGGTGGGATCACCCTGTTGCTCGCCAATTCCTGA
- a CDS encoding putative sulfate exporter family transporter, giving the protein MIFLWRPRAALPLLPGLVIALVLAGAALMASGVTPAWLGAPALALLAGMALRAGLGGAPAIIEPGLATAYGPVLKAAVVLLGLRLGSHDIAAIGWPGAALAVAAVAIGFAATLGLARLMGVDRDMARVMAAGVSICGASAALAAGAALKARQETVTTTLAAITLMGGLAMVAIPVIAHAAGLSALAGGVWAGASLHELAHATGAASAMGEEAGAAGVSAKLIRVAMLAPVLMLLAPGGAPGSTGLGRLLPPWFVTGFAAAALLAWQAPLPAAFIAASAWLASLLFCVALAALGLAIDPRRITQAGWRPLVLCALASLILLGTIFAGAALFL; this is encoded by the coding sequence GTGATCTTTCTCTGGCGGCCGCGCGCCGCGCTCCCTCTGCTACCCGGCCTGGTGATCGCGCTGGTGCTGGCGGGCGCTGCGCTGATGGCATCGGGTGTGACCCCGGCCTGGCTTGGCGCGCCGGCGCTGGCGCTGTTGGCGGGCATGGCCTTGCGCGCCGGACTGGGCGGTGCGCCCGCCATCATCGAGCCGGGGCTGGCCACCGCCTATGGCCCGGTGCTGAAAGCCGCCGTCGTGCTGTTGGGCCTGCGCCTGGGCAGCCATGACATCGCGGCCATTGGCTGGCCGGGTGCCGCGCTGGCGGTGGCTGCGGTCGCTATCGGCTTTGCCGCAACACTGGGTCTGGCGCGCCTGATGGGCGTCGACCGCGACATGGCGCGGGTCATGGCTGCAGGGGTCTCCATTTGCGGTGCGTCGGCGGCGCTGGCCGCGGGCGCGGCGCTCAAGGCGCGGCAGGAAACCGTGACCACCACGCTGGCCGCTATCACCCTTATGGGCGGGCTCGCCATGGTCGCCATTCCGGTGATCGCTCACGCTGCTGGTCTCAGCGCATTGGCGGGCGGGGTCTGGGCCGGGGCGTCGTTGCACGAACTGGCCCACGCCACCGGCGCGGCCTCGGCCATGGGCGAGGAGGCTGGAGCAGCCGGCGTCAGCGCCAAGCTGATCCGGGTGGCCATGCTGGCCCCGGTGCTGATGCTGCTGGCACCGGGCGGGGCTCCGGGTTCAACCGGGCTCGGCCGGCTCTTGCCGCCCTGGTTCGTCACGGGCTTCGCCGCAGCGGCGCTGCTGGCCTGGCAGGCCCCCCTGCCGGCCGCGTTTATCGCGGCCAGCGCATGGCTTGCCTCCCTATTGTTCTGTGTGGCCCTGGCGGCGCTGGGGCTGGCCATTGATCCACGCCGGATCACGCAGGCCGGTTGGCGTCCGCTGGTGCTGTGCGCGCTGGCGTCCCTGATCCTTCTGGGGACCATTTTCGCCGGGGCCGCGCTGTTTCTGTAA
- a CDS encoding DUF885 domain-containing protein: MIRIAALALALAFAPASAVHAQGSEADAFTTLIADYEAFLEERDIMTRGRRGDLDAASRWPDASFEAVEAWDEAMAGFHARLEDIDPATLTGTDVASHAVLAYTLRTATELPRAQSAMTPFTNDSGFHTSPDFAAMSARARTVEEAEAWIARIRALPGYFAQHRGWLERGLETGFTQPRAILDGVADQIEAQIVAAADSTLLMPIDALPESLPEAERTRLRAEALDAIETAALPALRRLHEFFVATYIPNARETLGARDLPGGEDFYPALVRQHTTLDLTPEEIHQTGLQEVARIRAEMEEVIAQTGFAGSFAEFLDFLRTDPQFYADSEMALMMRAAWLSKLADDQMPAFFNRLPRLSYGVRPVPAALAPNYTTGRYWAGDAETGRAGGYMVNTYRLDQRPLYELPSLTLHEAVPGHHHQIALAQEIEGLPEFRRRSYITAFGEGWGLYAEYLGLDMGFYQDPYENFGRLTFEMWRACRLVVDTGIHWFGWTREQAEACFLDNSALAPLNITNEVSRYISWPGQALAYKTGEILIRRLRAQGETELGEDFDLAAFHDALLEEGAVPLDYLEARMEAWLEEQAQ; the protein is encoded by the coding sequence ATGATCCGCATTGCCGCCCTCGCGCTTGCACTCGCCTTCGCGCCCGCTTCCGCCGTCCATGCACAGGGCAGTGAAGCAGACGCCTTCACCACCCTGATCGCCGACTACGAAGCCTTCCTGGAAGAGCGGGATATCATGACCCGCGGCCGGCGCGGCGATCTGGACGCGGCCTCGCGCTGGCCCGATGCCAGCTTTGAAGCGGTGGAAGCCTGGGATGAGGCCATGGCTGGCTTCCATGCCCGGCTGGAAGACATTGATCCTGCCACGCTGACCGGAACCGATGTGGCAAGCCATGCCGTGCTCGCCTACACGCTGCGCACGGCCACCGAGCTGCCGCGTGCCCAGAGCGCCATGACCCCCTTCACCAATGATAGCGGATTTCATACCTCCCCCGATTTCGCCGCCATGAGCGCGCGGGCCCGCACCGTGGAAGAGGCGGAAGCCTGGATCGCGCGCATCCGCGCCCTGCCCGGCTATTTCGCCCAGCACCGGGGCTGGCTGGAGCGGGGGCTGGAGACCGGCTTCACCCAGCCGCGCGCCATTCTGGACGGCGTGGCCGACCAGATCGAGGCGCAGATCGTGGCTGCCGCCGACAGCACGCTTCTGATGCCCATCGACGCCCTGCCCGAAAGCCTGCCCGAGGCCGAGCGCACGCGCCTGCGCGCCGAGGCGCTGGACGCCATCGAGACCGCTGCCCTGCCCGCCCTGCGCCGGCTGCACGAGTTTTTCGTGGCCACCTACATCCCCAACGCCCGCGAGACCCTGGGGGCGCGCGACCTGCCGGGCGGCGAAGACTTCTATCCGGCCCTGGTGCGCCAGCACACGACGCTGGATCTGACCCCGGAAGAGATTCACCAGACGGGCCTACAGGAAGTCGCGCGCATCCGCGCCGAGATGGAAGAGGTCATCGCGCAAACCGGGTTTGCGGGCTCCTTCGCCGAATTCCTCGATTTCCTGCGTACCGACCCGCAATTTTACGCTGACAGCGAGATGGCGCTGATGATGCGCGCGGCCTGGCTGTCCAAGCTGGCCGACGACCAGATGCCCGCCTTCTTCAATCGCCTGCCGCGCCTGTCCTATGGCGTGCGGCCCGTGCCCGCCGCCCTGGCACCCAACTACACCACGGGCCGGTACTGGGCGGGCGACGCGGAAACCGGACGCGCCGGCGGCTATATGGTCAACACCTACCGCCTCGATCAGAGGCCGCTTTACGAGCTGCCCTCCCTGACCCTGCACGAGGCCGTGCCCGGCCATCACCACCAGATCGCCCTGGCCCAGGAAATCGAAGGCCTGCCCGAGTTTCGCCGCCGCAGCTATATCACAGCGTTTGGCGAGGGCTGGGGTCTCTACGCCGAATATCTCGGCCTCGACATGGGCTTCTATCAGGACCCGTATGAGAATTTCGGGCGCCTGACGTTCGAGATGTGGCGCGCCTGCCGGCTGGTGGTCGACACCGGGATTCACTGGTTCGGCTGGACCCGCGAGCAGGCCGAGGCGTGCTTCCTCGACAACTCGGCGCTGGCGCCGCTGAACATCACCAATGAGGTGTCGCGCTATATCTCCTGGCCCGGTCAGGCGCTGGCCTACAAGACCGGCGAGATCCTGATCCGCCGGCTGCGGGCGCAGGGAGAAACCGAGCTGGGCGAGGATTTTGATCTCGCCGCCTTCCATGACGCCCTGCTGGAAGAGGGCGCGGTGCCGCTGGATTATCTGGAAGCGCGGATGGAGGCGTGGCTCGAAGAGCAGGCTCAGTAG
- a CDS encoding Re/Si-specific NAD(P)(+) transhydrogenase subunit alpha: MRIAILAETHPGETRVAATPDSVKALVKTGAEVLVESGAGARADFADAAYEAAGAGVGTRDDVVKAADALFCVRRPDAGVIKGLKKGAVMVGLFEPHGAVDFAGSCAQAGVNALAMEFTPRITRAQSMDALSSQSNLAGYRAVVEAATLYGRAFPMMMTAAGTIAAARVFVMGVGVAGLQAIATARRLGAIVTATDVRPAAKEQVASLGAKFVAVEDEEFKAAETAGGYAKEMSDDYKAKQAELVASHILKQDVIITTALIPGRPAPRLLTRAMVDTMKPGSVIIDIAAANGGNCELTKSGELVVHNGVKIAGYGDLPARLAADSSQLLARNLVNLFPLLRAEDGALSPHWDDDIIKGMALTRDGEIVHPTLKGDGS; encoded by the coding sequence ATGCGAATCGCCATCCTTGCCGAAACTCATCCGGGCGAGACCCGGGTTGCCGCCACGCCTGACAGCGTGAAAGCGCTGGTCAAGACCGGCGCTGAAGTTCTGGTGGAATCCGGTGCAGGTGCCCGTGCCGATTTTGCCGATGCCGCCTATGAGGCGGCCGGTGCCGGCGTGGGCACGCGCGATGATGTGGTCAAGGCGGCGGACGCCCTGTTCTGCGTGCGCCGGCCTGATGCCGGCGTGATCAAAGGCCTCAAAAAAGGGGCCGTGATGGTCGGGCTGTTCGAGCCCCATGGCGCGGTCGACTTTGCCGGGTCCTGCGCCCAGGCGGGCGTCAACGCACTGGCCATGGAATTCACGCCGCGCATCACGCGGGCCCAGTCGATGGATGCGCTGTCGTCCCAGTCCAACCTGGCCGGCTACCGCGCCGTGGTGGAAGCTGCCACGCTCTATGGCCGCGCCTTCCCGATGATGATGACGGCGGCCGGCACCATTGCCGCGGCACGCGTGTTTGTGATGGGCGTCGGCGTTGCCGGCCTACAGGCCATCGCCACGGCGCGCCGCCTGGGTGCCATCGTGACTGCCACGGACGTGCGCCCCGCCGCCAAGGAGCAGGTGGCCTCGCTAGGTGCCAAATTCGTCGCCGTCGAGGATGAAGAGTTCAAGGCTGCCGAGACTGCCGGCGGCTACGCCAAGGAAATGAGCGACGACTACAAGGCCAAGCAGGCCGAGCTGGTCGCTTCGCACATTCTCAAGCAGGACGTGATCATCACGACCGCGCTGATCCCCGGACGACCGGCACCGCGCCTGCTGACCCGGGCCATGGTTGACACGATGAAGCCGGGCTCGGTGATCATCGACATTGCCGCGGCCAATGGCGGCAATTGTGAGCTGACGAAATCGGGTGAACTGGTGGTCCATAACGGCGTGAAGATCGCCGGCTATGGCGATCTGCCCGCGCGCCTGGCCGCGGATTCCTCGCAATTGCTGGCGCGCAATCTGGTCAATCTCTTCCCGCTTCTGCGCGCCGAAGACGGCGCGCTCAGCCCTCACTGGGATGATGACATCATAAAGGGCATGGCCCTGACCCGGGATGGCGAGATTGTCCATCCCACCCTCAAAGGAGACGGCTCATGA